The Patescibacteria group bacterium genome has a segment encoding these proteins:
- a CDS encoding glutaredoxin — MKLFKKIFIVLNIVFLASIFLVPYAYSADEAVKKTIYFFGREDCKYCQLEKSFFEDLKKERNDFNLIYFNVADKANRDKFNELAELKNISKVTPLTFIGGMLIQGFDSKETTGQRMMEILDDPSIKEIGIDEYIASGGKGSVLESGGSCGSDEDGIFCTVESQEEKFVFKLPFFGPVDLRSLSLFSLAAILGFVDGFNPCAMGVLIAFLLILLQVGDRKKMWQVAGLFILAESVMYYLILNVWYKTWDFIGLDYIVTPLVALLAVGAGVYFLYKYFKDGSKLTCSVESIESQQKRDSRIKRLVNSPFTIITIFGILAIAFSVNIIEFACSIGIPQAFTKILEINNFGFFKVQGYTLVYIFTYMIDDIIVFALALYGFGKIHASYKYSRLSGLIGGVLMLILGFLLLFFPQALIF, encoded by the coding sequence ATGAAATTATTTAAGAAAATTTTTATTGTTTTGAATATAGTTTTTTTGGCGAGTATATTTTTGGTGCCATACGCTTATTCGGCTGATGAGGCTGTAAAAAAGACTATATATTTTTTTGGCAGGGAAGATTGTAAATATTGCCAGTTGGAAAAAAGTTTTTTTGAGGATTTAAAAAAAGAAAGAAATGATTTTAATCTTATCTATTTTAATGTAGCTGATAAAGCAAACAGAGATAAATTTAACGAACTGGCTGAACTTAAAAATATTTCGAAAGTTACGCCACTTACTTTTATTGGTGGAATGCTAATCCAAGGATTTGATTCAAAAGAGACGACAGGACAGAGGATGATGGAGATATTAGATGACCCATCAATAAAAGAGATCGGGATTGATGAATATATAGCTTCTGGTGGTAAAGGAAGCGTGCTTGAGAGTGGCGGTTCTTGCGGTAGTGATGAAGATGGAATTTTTTGCACTGTTGAATCTCAAGAGGAAAAATTCGTATTTAAACTCCCGTTTTTCGGCCCGGTTGACTTAAGAAGTCTCTCTCTGTTCTCTCTGGCGGCTATCTTAGGTTTTGTAGACGGATTTAATCCGTGCGCTATGGGTGTCCTTATAGCTTTCCTTTTGATCTTGCTTCAGGTTGGCGACAGGAAAAAGATGTGGCAAGTGGCGGGGTTATTTATCTTAGCTGAGTCGGTAATGTATTATCTTATCTTGAATGTTTGGTATAAGACTTGGGATTTTATCGGACTTGATTATATAGTGACGCCTCTTGTGGCGCTTCTTGCCGTGGGGGCCGGCGTATATTTCTTATATAAATATTTTAAAGACGGCAGTAAGCTGACTTGTTCTGTAGAGAGTATAGAGTCACAGCAAAAGAGGGATAGCCGTATTAAGAGGCTGGTGAATTCTCCTTTTACTATAATTACGATTTTTGGTATTTTGGCGATCGCTTTCTCTGTTAATATCATAGAGTTCGCTTGCTCTATCGGTATTCCGCAGGCATTTACAAAGATACTGGAGATTAATAATTTTGGGTTCTTTAAAGTTCAAGGTTACACACTAGTCTATATATTTACATATATGATTGATGACATTATCGTATTCGCGCTTGCTTTGTATGGTTTTGGTAAAATCCACGCTAGTTATAAATACAGCAGACTTTCTGGCTTGATAGGCGGAGTCTTGATGCTTATTTTAGGATTTCTTTTATTGTTTTTTCCGCAAGCGCTTATCTTCTAG